The Neochlamydia sp. S13 genome has a segment encoding these proteins:
- a CDS encoding DUF4200 domain-containing protein has protein sequence MTPISPSSAEYKQFKEAFTQYAQYTAAVNNLRIFVEENKESYKAHLQEEAKQIAEKKAELAAKRVDIAARKEELAARKEDIAARREQLKATAEQLDKEREDAEIKLAQAEAKVERGRALQEKGRALSKLADVRVFCTALGLPQPQENDLERINQIASDYFPNGEIGDINGQITLFSMSPIEKFIAETGSTTNKLNFTPIRIVHDPKNLVEFLQKPDCRIKFLGFDARIKDTLEQQLDAVCPKEGRTFKIMYVAPKK, from the coding sequence ATGACTCCCATATCTCCTTCTTCAGCAGAATATAAACAATTCAAAGAAGCATTTACGCAATATGCTCAATATACCGCGGCAGTTAACAATTTAAGAATTTTTGTTGAAGAAAATAAAGAAAGTTATAAAGCACATCTACAAGAAGAAGCTAAGCAAATCGCAGAAAAAAAAGCAGAGTTAGCCGCTAAGAGGGTAGATATAGCTGCTAGAAAAGAAGAGTTAGCAGCTAGAAAAGAAGACATAGCTGCTAGAAGAGAACAGTTGAAGGCTACAGCAGAACAATTAGATAAAGAACGTGAAGATGCGGAAATAAAGCTTGCTCAGGCAGAAGCAAAAGTAGAAAGAGGTAGAGCATTACAAGAAAAAGGAAGAGCATTATCCAAATTGGCAGATGTAAGAGTTTTTTGCACTGCTTTAGGCTTACCCCAACCTCAAGAAAATGATTTAGAAAGAATCAATCAAATCGCTTCGGATTATTTTCCTAATGGAGAAATTGGTGATATTAATGGACAAATAACTCTTTTTTCTATGAGCCCTATTGAAAAATTTATTGCAGAAACAGGAAGCACTACCAACAAGCTTAATTTTACTCCTATCCGTATTGTTCATGATCCTAAAAACCTGGTAGAATTTTTACAAAAGCCTGATTGCCGTATCAAATTTTTAGGCTTTGACGCTCGTATTAAAGATACCTTGGAACAGCAACTAGATGCAGTTTGCCCTAAAGAAGGTCGAACATTTAAAATAATGTATGTAGCACCCAAGAAATAA
- a CDS encoding IS5 family transposase (programmed frameshift): MKFDKIEKLDDERFRRLTGVKRNTFDKMVQILQQADMAKKSKGGRKYKLRLEDMLLMTLEYIREYRTYFHISQSYGISESSAYKAVKWIEDTLIKHPDFALPGRKELLKSDTEYEVILVDATETPIERPKKKQKRYYSGKKKKHTLKTQVVVDKKSKKVICTSYGNGKKHDFRLFKESQVKINPQIKVLTDSGYQGLKKLHIHTQMPKKKSKKKPLTKEDKRTNQSLSRERVANENVIGLLKRFKIIADRYRNRRKRFALRFNLIAAIYNWELNE, encoded by the exons ATGAAATTTGATAAGATAGAGAAATTAGATGATGAACGCTTTCGCAGATTGACAGGGGTAAAGCGTAATACCTTTGATAAGATGGTGCAAATTTTACAGCAAGCTGATATGGCCAAGAAGAGTAAAGGCGGGCGTAAATATAAACTACGTTTAGAAGATATGCTGTTAATGACCTTGGAATATATACGAGAATATAGAACCTATTTCCATATTAGCCAAAGTTATGGAATCAGTGAAAGCTCAGCTTATAAAGCGGTGAAATGGATTGAAGATACGCTAATCAAGCATCCAGATTTTGCTTTACCGGGACGTAAAGAGCTTTTGAAAAGCGATACAGAATATGAGGTTATTTTGGTTGATGCTACAGAAACGCCTATTGAGCGCCCTA AAAAAAAACAAAAGCGCTATTATTCAGGGAAAAAGAAAAAACATACCCTAAAGACCCAAGTTGTAGTCGATAAGAAGAGTAAAAAAGTAATATGTACCTCATATGGCAATGGCAAAAAGCATGATTTTAGGCTATTCAAAGAATCCCAAGTTAAAATCAATCCACAAATAAAAGTATTAACCGATTCAGGTTATCAAGGATTAAAAAAGCTGCATATTCACACCCAGATGCCCAAGAAAAAAAGTAAGAAGAAGCCTTTAACTAAAGAGGATAAAAGAACAAATCAAAGTTTATCCAGAGAAAGAGTTGCCAATGAAAACGTCATTGGCCTCCTTAAGCGATTTAAAATTATAGCAGATCGCTACAGAAATAGACGTAAAAGATTTGCCCTTCGCTTCAACTTAATTGCAGCAATCTATAACTGGGAATTAAATGAGTGA
- the istA gene encoding IS21 family transposase — MIRQHIPGECAEVDFGYLGLCFDPDSGKNRRAWVFSLRLRHSRKAYREVVFDQSTKTFLACHIHAFEWLGGVPTKIVIDNLKAGVTKASLHEPLLNRSYQQLAEHYAFIISPCLPYKPQHKGGVENDIKYIKRNFLSFFLESQAQKGIEVPSKGDFQKALDQWNCEVSEKRKIGGVDRTPQDLFEEEKEHLKSLPSCRWDALEWYCTMVGKDWRVRFDKVWYSVPYAFIGKEVQVCASQSSLKIFHAGQEIAMHLRSYKLNDYVRANLHAPLQQEEVLNATRGGLLAQAETIGPFTLKLSEELLNDPSHDKLRPVRLILKFALRYSPDRLEKACQRALIYGTISYTSIKAILEKALDQKPFEEQSTQLDKPQKYFKFARDPQYFTQGAMYG; from the coding sequence ATGATCAGACAGCATATTCCCGGTGAATGTGCGGAAGTAGATTTTGGTTATCTAGGTTTATGTTTTGACCCTGACAGTGGTAAAAATCGTCGCGCTTGGGTCTTTTCTTTAAGGCTTCGCCACTCACGCAAAGCCTATCGTGAAGTTGTTTTTGATCAGAGCACTAAAACGTTTTTAGCCTGTCATATCCATGCTTTTGAATGGCTAGGTGGAGTACCTACAAAAATTGTTATCGATAATCTAAAAGCTGGGGTAACAAAAGCTTCTTTGCATGAACCTTTACTCAACAGATCTTATCAGCAATTAGCAGAACACTATGCATTCATCATCAGCCCTTGCCTTCCTTACAAGCCTCAACATAAAGGTGGGGTAGAAAACGACATCAAATACATCAAGAGAAATTTCCTTTCCTTTTTCTTAGAAAGTCAAGCACAAAAAGGCATCGAAGTGCCTTCTAAAGGTGATTTTCAGAAAGCTCTTGACCAATGGAATTGCGAGGTTTCTGAAAAACGCAAAATTGGGGGTGTTGATCGTACCCCTCAAGATCTTTTTGAAGAAGAAAAGGAGCATTTAAAATCCCTTCCAAGTTGCCGTTGGGATGCTTTGGAATGGTATTGTACAATGGTAGGAAAAGACTGGAGAGTGCGCTTTGATAAAGTTTGGTATTCGGTTCCTTATGCTTTTATAGGCAAAGAAGTACAAGTTTGTGCTAGTCAAAGCTCTCTTAAAATTTTCCATGCAGGCCAAGAAATTGCTATGCATTTACGTTCATATAAGCTTAATGATTACGTCAGGGCAAATTTACATGCCCCTTTGCAGCAAGAAGAAGTGCTTAATGCCACCCGAGGCGGATTACTAGCTCAAGCAGAAACCATAGGCCCTTTTACCTTAAAGTTAAGTGAAGAGCTTCTTAATGATCCTTCTCACGATAAATTAAGGCCAGTTAGATTAATTTTAAAGTTTGCCTTACGCTATAGCCCTGATAGATTAGAGAAAGCCTGCCAGCGAGCTCTTATCTACGGTACTATTTCTTATACCAGCATAAAAGCGATCTTAGAAAAAGCTTTAGATCAAAAGCCCTTTGAAGAGCAATCTACCCAATTAGATAAACCGCAAAAGTATTTTAAATTCGCTAGAGACCCACAATATTTTACCCAAGGAGCTATGTATGGATGA
- a CDS encoding ATP-binding protein, which produces MDEMILLKSKLNKLKLPKLLETLQERLKQAIKEKWSYSQFLDILLTDEMDRRNQSQFAKKLVKSHLQVNKTLETFDFSFNTKIYEPILKELATCHFVENKECVLIIGPLTSTLFCVSI; this is translated from the coding sequence ATGGATGAAATGATTTTGCTTAAATCAAAACTTAACAAGCTTAAATTGCCTAAATTGTTGGAAACGCTTCAGGAACGTTTAAAACAGGCTATAAAAGAAAAATGGTCTTATTCGCAGTTTTTGGACATATTGCTTACGGATGAAATGGATCGTCGTAATCAAAGTCAGTTTGCAAAAAAGCTCGTGAAAAGCCATCTACAAGTCAATAAGACATTAGAAACTTTTGATTTTTCATTTAACACAAAGATTTATGAGCCTATCCTTAAAGAATTAGCGACATGTCATTTTGTAGAGAATAAAGAATGCGTGCTAATCATCGGCCCCCTGACTTCAACACTTTTTTGCGTAAGTATCTGA
- a CDS encoding IS1634 family transposase: MFVRVKTTPNSPRKSVQIVESVRDGEKVKQRIVRYVGIAMDEQELKKMVELAEHIKSKIEHQHDPTLFGPEEMAQQAIKSKNMSKLNDEELNVNLKNLEEEQRAIVGIHEIYGKIYEELGFGNILKNTSSAEILKHIVMARIANPVSKRASVRQLEQDFGIQINLQGVYRMMDCLNQQAQQAIQDCAYNTAKELFGQKIDLIFFDANTLYFESFQEDEFKQNGYSKDLKFNQPQVLISLMVTKQGMPIGYQAFPGSTYEGHTLMPILEKVKANYQLDKVIFVGDSGILNSANLLALEQAKYEYIIGARLKNQKTEIKKKILDLNAYATYPENGQTRLTAIYLDEDHRLIVTHNASRAKKDAYDREKALNKLIEKLKKSKKCQAFISNYGYKKYLNFKGQSQISLNEKKLQEEAQWDGLHGIITNAKHLSPHELLEHYRGLWQVEESFRITKHDLKVRPIFHWTPERVKAHLALSFIAFCCVRHLEYRVALQYEKMSPEAIRQELIRIQSSILKDKNGQRYVIPSKASNHGLKIYQVMGLKYSTTPYKLISSKPKFHKP, from the coding sequence ATGTTTGTCAGAGTAAAAACCACACCTAATAGCCCCAGAAAATCTGTGCAGATTGTTGAATCGGTGCGCGATGGAGAAAAAGTTAAACAAAGAATCGTCCGCTATGTCGGGATTGCTATGGACGAGCAAGAACTTAAAAAAATGGTTGAGCTAGCGGAACATATCAAGAGCAAGATAGAACACCAACACGATCCCACTCTTTTTGGTCCTGAAGAAATGGCTCAGCAAGCGATTAAATCAAAAAACATGTCAAAGCTAAACGATGAGGAGCTAAACGTTAACCTTAAAAACCTAGAAGAAGAACAGCGTGCTATCGTGGGCATTCATGAGATTTATGGAAAAATCTATGAAGAGCTAGGTTTTGGAAATATTCTTAAAAACACTTCAAGTGCAGAAATATTAAAACACATTGTCATGGCCCGCATTGCTAATCCTGTTAGCAAAAGAGCTTCTGTTAGGCAATTAGAGCAAGACTTTGGGATACAAATCAACTTGCAAGGTGTTTATAGGATGATGGATTGTTTAAATCAACAGGCTCAGCAAGCTATACAGGATTGTGCTTACAATACAGCCAAAGAATTATTTGGACAAAAAATCGATCTGATTTTTTTTGACGCTAATACCCTTTATTTTGAGTCTTTCCAAGAAGATGAATTTAAGCAAAATGGTTATAGCAAAGACCTTAAATTCAATCAGCCTCAAGTCTTAATTTCCTTAATGGTAACTAAACAAGGCATGCCTATTGGATACCAGGCTTTTCCAGGATCAACCTATGAAGGGCATACTCTTATGCCTATTTTAGAAAAGGTTAAAGCCAACTATCAGCTAGATAAAGTGATATTTGTAGGCGATAGTGGCATTTTAAATAGCGCTAATCTTTTAGCACTTGAGCAAGCAAAATATGAGTATATTATTGGAGCACGCCTAAAAAATCAAAAAACAGAGATTAAGAAGAAGATTTTAGATTTAAATGCTTATGCAACCTATCCTGAAAATGGTCAAACACGCCTTACTGCTATTTACTTAGATGAGGATCATCGTCTAATTGTTACCCATAATGCCTCTAGAGCGAAAAAAGATGCTTATGATCGAGAAAAAGCTCTTAACAAGTTAATAGAGAAGCTAAAGAAAAGCAAAAAGTGCCAAGCATTTATTTCAAATTACGGTTACAAGAAATATTTAAATTTTAAAGGGCAGTCACAAATATCTTTAAATGAGAAAAAACTACAAGAAGAGGCTCAGTGGGATGGGCTGCATGGAATAATTACCAATGCCAAACACTTATCACCCCACGAGCTGTTAGAACACTACCGCGGTCTTTGGCAAGTAGAAGAATCTTTCCGAATCACTAAACATGATCTTAAAGTCAGACCTATATTTCATTGGACGCCTGAGAGAGTAAAAGCTCATCTTGCCCTATCTTTTATAGCCTTTTGTTGCGTAAGGCATCTTGAATATCGGGTAGCCTTACAATATGAGAAAATGTCACCTGAAGCTATTCGTCAAGAGCTAATTAGAATTCAATCCAGCATTTTGAAAGATAAAAATGGACAGCGCTACGTGATCCCCTCAAAAGCTAGTAACCATGGCTTAAAGATTTATCAAGTCATGGGGTTAAAATATTCCACAACCCCTTACAAGCTCATTTCCTCTAAGCCTAAATTTCATAAGCCTTAA
- a CDS encoding helix-turn-helix domain-containing protein, producing MKATSEQLDKEREDAEIKLAQAEAKIERGRALQEKGRALSKLADVRVFCTALGLPQPQENDLERINQIASTYFPHGEIGDINGQITLFSMSPIEKFIAETGSTTNKLNFTPIRIVHDPKNLVEFLQKPGCRIKFLGFDARIKDTLEQQLDAVCPKEGRTFKIMYVAPKK from the coding sequence TTGAAGGCTACATCAGAACAATTAGATAAAGAACGTGAGGATGCGGAGATAAAGCTTGCTCAAGCAGAAGCAAAAATAGAAAGAGGAAGAGCTTTACAAGAGAAAGGAAGAGCATTATCCAAATTGGCAGATGTAAGGGTCTTTTGCACGGCTTTAGGCTTACCACAACCTCAAGAAAATGATTTAGAAAGAATTAATCAAATCGCTTCAACTTATTTTCCCCATGGAGAAATTGGTGATATTAATGGGCAAATAACTCTTTTTTCTATGAGTCCTATTGAAAAATTTATTGCAGAAACAGGAAGCACTACCAACAAGCTTAATTTTACTCCTATCCGTATTGTTCATGATCCTAAAAACCTGGTAGAATTTTTACAAAAGCCTGGTTGCCGTATCAAATTTTTAGGCTTTGACGCTCGTATTAAAGATACCTTGGAACAGCAATTAGATGCAGTTTGCCCTAAAGAAGGTCGAACATTTAAAATAATGTATGTAGCACCCAAGAAATAA
- a CDS encoding F-box protein, with translation MSLPIEPTGDRTFIYQEASVIASMNELPRELLLEIFSYLNFTSLEASSLVSKEWKQLASDPLVQKKVVYQDIAFSNKKWAICFGKESVKGEDLKEEFFSLPNDIFKILKSPCLAFPGKRVIDTHVLVRIPKTLSGQHLTLSTLGAVAKRYFPDSQTGYGLIPRLIVNELGDKPLEKSQWVLMTKDVLPGSRKKKYEVQLGLVADLAKETQSPYTVPSALQAAVCILAQHFNFKTGLFSDKPWTYYTYTRCQENFYGDQVQVGSWDAEGGLQFDHTPSTCERHSIGMAALRKL, from the coding sequence ATGTCTTTGCCAATCGAGCCTACGGGCGATCGAACATTTATCTATCAAGAGGCTAGTGTCATAGCTTCTATGAATGAACTCCCTCGAGAGCTTCTTTTAGAAATTTTTTCCTATTTAAATTTTACTTCTCTTGAAGCCAGCAGCTTAGTAAGCAAAGAATGGAAACAATTGGCCAGCGATCCTCTTGTCCAAAAGAAAGTTGTTTATCAAGACATCGCTTTTAGTAACAAAAAATGGGCTATCTGCTTTGGAAAAGAGAGTGTGAAAGGTGAAGATCTTAAAGAAGAGTTTTTTTCTCTACCTAACGATATCTTTAAAATTCTAAAAAGTCCCTGCTTAGCTTTTCCAGGAAAAAGGGTCATTGATACCCATGTGCTTGTAAGAATTCCTAAAACGCTTAGTGGTCAACATCTTACCCTAAGTACTCTAGGTGCAGTGGCAAAGCGATATTTTCCCGATAGTCAAACAGGCTATGGGCTAATTCCTCGTCTAATTGTTAACGAATTAGGAGATAAGCCTCTTGAGAAATCGCAGTGGGTGCTCATGACAAAAGATGTCCTGCCAGGAAGCAGAAAGAAAAAGTATGAGGTCCAACTGGGCCTTGTCGCTGATCTTGCTAAAGAAACTCAATCTCCTTACACAGTTCCTTCAGCTCTACAGGCAGCTGTATGTATTCTGGCTCAGCATTTTAATTTTAAGACAGGTCTATTTAGCGATAAGCCTTGGACCTATTATACGTATACACGCTGTCAAGAAAATTTTTATGGCGATCAAGTGCAAGTGGGGAGCTGGGATGCTGAGGGCGGCCTGCAGTTTGACCATACTCCTTCCACCTGTGAACGTCATTCAATCGGTATGGCAGCCTTGCGGAAGTTATAG
- a CDS encoding adenylate kinase, translated as MEKKLIVILLGPPGSGKGTQTKLLSQTLSIPQISTGDLFREHIKKNTVLGLKAKEYINAGHLVPDDLVLEMVNDRVELPDCSRGYLLDGVPRTLAQAERVSATLLKDVNVIVFKLAVDHEMIIKRAVGRLICKQCGAIYNSFFSAPLRSGICDKCGQEALYQREDDRLEVVKERLKVYNEQTMPLEEFYSQRYGIISINGENLPEKVFAELKSHIEAFSPYTKAS; from the coding sequence ATGGAAAAGAAATTAATTGTCATTTTGCTGGGACCCCCTGGCTCTGGAAAAGGTACGCAAACTAAATTACTTAGTCAAACATTGTCTATTCCTCAAATTTCTACTGGGGATTTATTCAGAGAGCATATTAAGAAGAATACAGTGTTAGGTCTGAAAGCCAAAGAATATATAAATGCCGGCCACCTTGTTCCAGATGATCTGGTATTAGAAATGGTCAATGATAGAGTTGAATTGCCCGATTGCAGCAGAGGCTATTTGTTAGACGGTGTACCCCGTACTTTAGCACAAGCTGAAAGAGTAAGTGCAACTTTATTAAAAGATGTAAATGTTATCGTTTTCAAGCTTGCTGTAGACCACGAAATGATTATAAAACGTGCAGTAGGTCGCCTAATCTGTAAACAATGCGGAGCCATTTATAATAGCTTCTTTTCCGCTCCTCTACGGTCAGGCATCTGCGATAAATGCGGACAAGAGGCTCTTTATCAAAGGGAAGATGATAGATTGGAAGTCGTTAAAGAGCGCTTAAAGGTTTATAATGAGCAAACCATGCCTTTAGAGGAGTTTTATTCTCAGCGTTACGGAATAATCAGCATTAATGGCGAGAACCTACCCGAGAAAGTCTTTGCAGAACTTAAAAGCCATATAGAGGCTTTCAGCCCCTATACTAAAGCTTCTTAA
- the ftsH gene encoding ATP-dependent zinc metalloprotease FtsH: MAAFLFALMVQNFIETKHAKVSFSYQLEHLVNLQLIQPEDSRKIALNDNLVTFSGRFRERQTEEGKNRFKFIDLLNTNHELTSEKERILKDLNGQREKIIEATGLFLQLSGLPIPAHGYVVVDQFYSPAQPNAAIVIHEVNKTSGVTSFLELKKQLANFSGSLEEQALNQYGNALSGLIQNFRSSLLGIGSESIKQVLKKLDSQVSNAKSSILKPEERLTLYKEAVKNLEEILNELNTPQNGMRLAQLRSVRNYRQVLDELSRVTSALEDNQIQLDKARQAVTNVIWFFNNQEVSTRTLEKQDPEVYHQWFINAKEEWDNFQSNRGGYFKAPDQPLNVVLEKTFKSEEPSPNYLSYFFTLLPVLLVMLVLYFVFSRQMRGMGNSALNFGKSPAKLMNKSTNKITFKDVAGVDEAIEELQEIVEFLKSPGKFTALGGKIPKGVLCIGPPGTGKTLVAKAVAGEADRPFFSISGSDFVEMFVGVGASRIRDLFDQAKKNAPCIVFIDEIDAVGRHRGAGIGGGHDEREQTLNQLLVEMDGFDTNEGVILMAATNRPDVLDKALLRPGRFDRRVIISLPDVKGRYDILKVHARKIKMDPSVDLMSVARSTPGSSGADLANLLNEAALAAARKGRSAVTSSEVVEARDKVLYGKERRSLEIDENEKLTTAYHESGHAIIGLVVKNADPVDKVTIIPRGLSLGSTMFLPKKNRLSYWKRELIDQLSVLMGGRVAEEIFVSDISSGAKQDIDQATHIARSMVCEWGMSDKLGAVAYDERSESGQYLGMQGYHEKKYSESTAQAIDEEVRKILDAALETARQIIRDKRHEVELMTQMLMEFETLDAEDINNIINGKWSMEEKRKKLKIADELHKKSSLTPPPPPPADEPLAATGKTSSEPSFASKIIG, translated from the coding sequence ATGGCAGCCTTTCTGTTCGCTTTGATGGTTCAAAATTTTATTGAAACAAAGCATGCTAAAGTCTCTTTTAGTTATCAGCTTGAGCATTTGGTCAACCTTCAGCTTATTCAACCAGAGGATAGCCGTAAAATCGCTCTAAATGACAATTTAGTGACATTTAGCGGTAGGTTTCGGGAACGTCAAACTGAAGAAGGTAAAAATCGTTTCAAATTTATTGACCTTCTCAATACCAATCATGAATTAACAAGCGAAAAAGAACGCATTCTCAAAGATTTAAATGGACAACGGGAAAAAATTATAGAGGCTACAGGGTTGTTTTTGCAGTTGAGTGGATTGCCTATACCAGCCCATGGATATGTGGTAGTCGATCAGTTTTATAGTCCAGCTCAACCCAATGCTGCTATTGTAATTCATGAAGTTAATAAAACGAGTGGAGTGACTAGTTTCCTTGAATTAAAAAAACAATTAGCTAATTTTTCAGGCTCTTTAGAAGAGCAAGCTTTAAATCAATATGGGAATGCTTTATCGGGTTTAATTCAAAATTTCCGGTCTTCTTTGCTAGGAATTGGCAGTGAATCTATTAAACAAGTTTTAAAGAAACTAGATAGCCAGGTATCCAATGCTAAAAGTTCTATTCTCAAGCCCGAAGAGCGACTTACCCTTTACAAAGAAGCTGTAAAAAATTTAGAGGAAATCCTTAATGAATTAAACACCCCTCAAAATGGAATGCGCTTAGCCCAGTTAAGGAGTGTAAGGAATTATAGACAAGTTTTAGACGAACTATCTAGGGTAACATCAGCTTTAGAAGATAATCAGATTCAGCTAGACAAAGCTCGTCAAGCGGTTACTAATGTCATCTGGTTTTTTAATAACCAAGAGGTTTCCACCAGGACTTTAGAAAAACAAGATCCTGAAGTCTACCATCAATGGTTTATCAATGCTAAAGAAGAATGGGATAATTTCCAAAGCAATCGAGGAGGTTATTTTAAAGCTCCCGATCAGCCGCTTAATGTAGTACTGGAAAAAACCTTTAAGAGTGAAGAGCCTTCTCCTAATTATCTTAGCTACTTTTTTACTCTTCTACCTGTCTTGTTAGTCATGCTAGTCCTCTATTTTGTTTTTTCACGTCAGATGAGAGGCATGGGCAATAGTGCCTTAAACTTTGGTAAGTCTCCCGCTAAGTTAATGAATAAAAGTACTAATAAAATTACTTTCAAGGATGTGGCAGGAGTAGATGAAGCTATTGAAGAGCTCCAAGAGATTGTAGAATTTCTAAAAAGTCCAGGGAAATTTACTGCTTTAGGTGGAAAAATTCCGAAAGGCGTATTATGCATTGGCCCTCCAGGTACAGGTAAAACCTTGGTAGCTAAAGCGGTGGCCGGTGAAGCTGATCGCCCCTTCTTTTCCATCTCAGGTTCAGACTTTGTGGAAATGTTTGTAGGCGTCGGAGCTAGCCGTATTCGCGATCTATTTGATCAAGCGAAAAAGAACGCGCCTTGTATTGTATTTATCGATGAGATCGACGCTGTAGGACGCCATCGTGGTGCCGGTATTGGAGGAGGTCATGATGAACGTGAGCAAACTTTGAACCAGCTTTTAGTCGAAATGGATGGTTTTGATACGAATGAAGGCGTAATTTTAATGGCTGCTACTAATCGTCCGGATGTACTAGATAAAGCTTTACTACGTCCTGGTCGTTTTGATCGCCGCGTGATTATTAGCTTACCTGATGTTAAAGGGCGTTATGATATTCTTAAAGTTCATGCGCGCAAAATTAAAATGGATCCTTCTGTGGATTTAATGAGCGTGGCGCGCAGCACACCAGGCTCTTCAGGTGCTGATTTAGCTAACTTATTGAATGAAGCTGCGCTTGCTGCCGCTCGCAAAGGCCGTTCAGCAGTAACTTCAAGTGAAGTAGTAGAAGCTCGAGATAAGGTTTTATATGGTAAAGAAAGACGAAGCTTAGAAATTGACGAAAATGAAAAGCTTACCACAGCTTATCATGAATCAGGCCATGCTATTATTGGCCTGGTAGTTAAAAATGCTGACCCTGTGGATAAGGTGACCATTATACCTCGTGGCCTTTCTTTAGGTTCTACCATGTTCCTTCCTAAGAAAAATCGGCTGAGTTATTGGAAGAGAGAGCTGATCGATCAGCTCTCGGTATTAATGGGTGGTCGTGTGGCCGAAGAAATTTTTGTAAGTGATATTTCTAGTGGAGCTAAACAAGATATTGATCAAGCTACACATATTGCCCGTAGCATGGTATGCGAATGGGGAATGAGCGATAAGCTGGGGGCTGTAGCCTATGATGAAAGGTCTGAAAGTGGCCAATATTTAGGCATGCAAGGTTATCATGAAAAAAAATATTCCGAGAGTACGGCACAAGCCATTGATGAAGAGGTGAGAAAAATTTTGGATGCTGCCCTTGAAACGGCCAGACAGATTATCCGCGACAAGCGCCATGAAGTTGAGTTGATGACTCAAATGCTCATGGAGTTTGAGACCTTAGACGCTGAAGATATTAATAATATCATTAATGGCAAATGGTCGATGGAAGAAAAACGTAAGAAACTTAAAATTGCAGATGAGCTGCATAAAAAAAGTAGCTTAACACCTCCACCTCCCCCTCCGGCAGATGAGCCTTTAGCTGCAACCGGTAAAACTTCTAGTGAACCTTCTTTTGCATCCAAAATAATTGGATAA